One genomic segment of Candidatus Dormiibacterota bacterium includes these proteins:
- the murA gene encoding UDP-N-acetylglucosamine 1-carboxyvinyltransferase produces the protein MNLLRITGPQRLQGTVAASGSKNAALPAMAACLLTDQPVELSNVPCIEDIETMGAMLRDLGVGVDQARGSTWRLRANQTPSVHPDPELARRLRGSVLMLGPLLARTGRALIPRPGGDDIGLRRLDQHLVGLRAMGATVDISDNSYVASARLPLHGARVDLDMPTVTGTENLMMAACLAEGITAIGNAAREPHVVDLARCLNGMGARITGAGTEQIVVEGGGGLLHGVRHSVTSDYVEAGTYMVAAAATGGDVTLEQLAPADVRPLINKLRSAGCDIEEGTTHVRVHRERTLRAVDVTTWPHPGFATDFQPQFVTLMTQAEGTSTISEAVHDNRFRHVDELRRLGAEVTIDGRSAIVHGPSQLRGTLVRVLDIRSGAALVIAACCAEGVTEIEDVYHLDRGYEALVDKLRMLGAQVEQVTRPVEASRWLR, from the coding sequence ATGAACCTGCTCCGCATCACCGGGCCGCAGCGCCTCCAGGGCACCGTCGCCGCCTCGGGCAGCAAGAACGCCGCGCTGCCGGCGATGGCGGCCTGCCTGCTCACCGATCAGCCGGTCGAGCTGAGCAACGTGCCCTGCATCGAGGACATCGAGACCATGGGCGCGATGCTGCGCGACCTCGGCGTCGGCGTCGACCAGGCGCGGGGCTCGACCTGGCGGCTGCGCGCCAACCAGACCCCGTCGGTGCACCCCGACCCCGAGCTGGCACGGCGGCTGCGCGGCTCGGTGCTGATGCTCGGACCACTGCTCGCCCGCACCGGCCGGGCGCTCATCCCCCGCCCCGGTGGCGACGACATCGGCCTGCGCCGCCTCGACCAGCACCTCGTCGGACTCCGCGCCATGGGTGCCACCGTCGACATCAGCGACAACAGCTACGTCGCCAGCGCGCGGCTGCCGCTGCACGGCGCCCGCGTCGACCTCGACATGCCGACGGTGACCGGCACCGAGAACCTGATGATGGCCGCCTGCCTCGCCGAGGGCATCACCGCGATCGGCAACGCGGCGCGCGAGCCGCACGTCGTCGACCTCGCCCGCTGCCTCAACGGCATGGGTGCGCGCATCACCGGCGCGGGCACCGAGCAGATCGTCGTCGAGGGCGGCGGCGGCCTCCTCCACGGAGTGCGCCACAGCGTCACCAGCGACTACGTCGAGGCGGGCACCTACATGGTCGCCGCCGCGGCCACCGGTGGCGACGTCACCCTCGAGCAGCTCGCGCCCGCCGACGTGCGCCCGCTGATCAACAAGCTGCGCTCCGCGGGCTGCGACATCGAGGAGGGCACCACCCACGTGCGGGTGCACCGCGAGCGGACCCTGCGCGCGGTGGATGTGACCACCTGGCCGCACCCCGGGTTCGCCACCGACTTCCAGCCCCAGTTCGTCACCCTCATGACCCAGGCCGAGGGCACCAGCACCATCAGCGAGGCGGTGCACGACAACCGCTTCCGCCACGTCGACGAGCTGCGCCGGCTCGGCGCCGAGGTGACCATCGACGGGCGCAGCGCCATCGTCCACGGACCCTCGCAGCTGCGCGGGACCCTGGTGCGGGTGCTCGACATCCGCAGCGGCGCCGCCCTCGTCATCGCCGCGTGCTGCGCCGAGGGCGTGACCGAGATCGAGGACGTCTACCACCTCGACCGCGGCTACGAGGCGCTGGTCGACAAGCTGCGCATGCTCGGCGCCCAGGTCGAGCAGGTCACCCGCCCGGTCGAGGCCAGCCGCTGGCTGAGGTGA
- a CDS encoding crotonase/enoyl-CoA hydratase family protein, whose translation MTTADTSAAPVIAERRDGVLVITLNRPGARNSVDAAVAAGVAAALDELDADSTLHAGIITGAGGYFCAGMDLKAFVRGESPRAGDRGFAGICQRPPEKPIIAAVEGFALAGGLEIALACDLVVAARGARLGIPETKRGLAAAAGGLLRLPRRIPYHVAMQMALTGEPITAERAYEVGLVVELCEPGAALDAALRLGGLIAANGPLAVRVSKQVIRSAMDWDESEAWTRQSELVGPVFSSADAREGAVAFAEKRPPVWQGR comes from the coding sequence ATGACGACCGCCGACACCAGCGCAGCGCCCGTCATCGCCGAGCGGCGTGACGGCGTGCTCGTGATCACCCTGAACCGCCCCGGGGCGCGCAACTCCGTCGACGCCGCGGTCGCCGCCGGCGTCGCCGCGGCGCTCGACGAGCTCGACGCCGACAGCACCCTCCATGCGGGGATCATCACCGGCGCCGGCGGATACTTCTGCGCGGGCATGGACCTCAAGGCCTTCGTCCGCGGCGAGTCGCCGCGGGCCGGCGACCGGGGCTTCGCCGGGATCTGCCAGCGTCCGCCGGAGAAGCCGATCATCGCCGCGGTCGAGGGCTTCGCGCTCGCCGGCGGCCTGGAGATCGCCCTCGCCTGCGACCTGGTGGTGGCCGCCCGGGGCGCGCGGCTCGGCATCCCGGAGACGAAGCGCGGCCTGGCCGCGGCGGCGGGGGGCCTGCTCCGCCTCCCCCGGCGCATCCCCTACCACGTCGCCATGCAGATGGCGCTGACCGGCGAGCCGATCACCGCCGAGCGCGCCTACGAGGTGGGCCTGGTGGTCGAGCTCTGTGAGCCCGGCGCCGCCCTCGACGCCGCGCTGCGCCTGGGCGGGCTCATCGCCGCCAACGGGCCGCTGGCGGTGCGGGTGTCGAAGCAGGTCATCCGGTCCGCGATGGACTGGGACGAGTCGGAGGCCTGGACCCGGCAGAGCGAGCTGGTCGGCCCGGTGTTCTCGTCCGCCGACGCCCGCGAGGGCGCGGTGGCCTTCGCCGAGAAGCGGCCGCCGGTCTGGCAGGGCCGCTGA
- a CDS encoding CDP-alcohol phosphatidyltransferase family protein: protein MSHLEDGRGLTGLAGLWAGSRDRLRGSPRLRRSFAAWGLLGLVLTEAFAVGVAQLQSPRAALIAGLAGIVWWMAVTAVPLAGAALLTTPEGALVDRLGVPNGLTALRAYSCAGLICCALLSTPHRLGFILWGTVGAIAALFDLLDGWIARRFGPVTRLGQALDPVMDCVFFSMAAVGNVALGIVPAWLGGLMLARYLGPLLFGIAYQLAGRRPELTATEWGKRNTLLTGAVLAVLLVVRSVDGPVGPVALALGVPLLGTTTLLHFAVMARRERDAPVAGLGRRL, encoded by the coding sequence GTGAGCCACCTCGAGGACGGCCGCGGCCTCACCGGCCTCGCCGGGCTGTGGGCCGGCTCTCGCGACCGTCTCCGCGGCAGCCCGCGGCTGCGCCGCTCCTTCGCCGCCTGGGGGCTGCTCGGGCTGGTGCTCACCGAGGCGTTCGCGGTGGGCGTGGCCCAGCTGCAGTCGCCGCGCGCGGCGCTGATCGCCGGGCTCGCCGGGATCGTCTGGTGGATGGCGGTCACCGCGGTGCCCCTGGCCGGCGCGGCGCTGCTGACCACGCCGGAGGGCGCGCTCGTCGACCGCCTCGGGGTGCCCAACGGCCTCACCGCGCTGCGCGCCTACAGCTGTGCGGGGCTGATCTGCTGCGCCCTCCTCTCCACCCCGCACCGGCTCGGGTTCATCCTCTGGGGCACCGTGGGCGCGATCGCCGCGCTGTTCGACCTCCTCGACGGCTGGATCGCGCGCCGATTCGGCCCGGTCACCCGCCTGGGGCAGGCGCTCGACCCGGTGATGGACTGCGTGTTCTTCTCGATGGCGGCGGTGGGCAACGTCGCCCTCGGCATCGTCCCCGCCTGGCTCGGCGGCCTGATGCTCGCGCGCTACCTGGGGCCGCTGCTGTTCGGCATCGCCTACCAGCTCGCCGGGCGACGCCCGGAGCTGACCGCGACGGAGTGGGGGAAGCGCAACACCCTGCTGACCGGAGCGGTGCTCGCCGTCCTGCTGGTGGTGCGGTCGGTCGACGGGCCGGTGGGACCGGTCGCGCTCGCCCTCGGCGTCCCGCTGCTCGGCACCACCACGCTGCTCCACTTCGCGGTGATGGCCCGCCGCGAGCGCGATGCGCCCGTGGCCGGGCTGGGGCGGCGGCTGTGA